From the Eschrichtius robustus isolate mEscRob2 chromosome 3, mEscRob2.pri, whole genome shotgun sequence genome, the window CTTCTTACCACCCACCTACTTTTATCACCCTTGGGCACCCTACTAAAACCATCCAAAATCAATCCCACATCCTTCTACCCTACCTGTCAGTCAGTCAGTCCACACAAGCCCACTGTTGCAaaccctgtgctgggtgctgtggAATATCCTCCTGAAACCAGACCCAGCTCATACCCTTGTGTAACAGTTGAGGTGAATGGGTTCTCATGTAAAAAGGTGACCTATAACACCTTAGTCGACCTATAGCCGACCTATAGGGCGGCTTTATGTGAAACACAAATCAATATGAGCAAACCATAAGTGCTGAGGGAAGGCCAAGAAAAGAACAGGCAGTCAGGTGGGGCACTTCAGGGGAGGCTTTCTAGAGAAGATAAGTATTTCATCCATGTTTGTTGGAAAGGAAGAGCCATGGATTGGTTGGAGAGGATGGGTGAGGGCATCTCCAAGAGAGGGGAGAAGTTCATAAGCCCAGATGAGCAAGTTTTGCTTTGGAGGCTAGGTTACAGATTAGCTTGGCTCCAGCCAGAAGCATTAAGCAGGGGTGCTCTGGGCAGGGGTTGAGGTCCACCTGCCTTGACACGTCTCTGGTCTCCACCTTCAGATGTGTCACCAGTGGTCGCTGGCCTCATCGGCGCCTCTGTGCTGGTGGTGTGTGTCTCGGTGACTGTCTTTGTCTGGACATGCTGCCACCAGCAGGCAGAGAAGAAGCACAAGAACCCACCATACAAGTTTATTCATATGCTCAAAGGCatcagcatatacccagagaccCTCAGCAACaagaagaaaatcatcaaagTGCGGAGAGACAAAGATGGCCCTGCGAGGGAAGGTGGACGCGGGAACCTGTTGGTGGATGCAGCAGAGGCTGGCCTGCTGGGCCAAGACAAGGGTCCTAGCTCTGGATCTTGTATAGACCAATTACCCATCAAAGTGGACTATGGGGAAGAACTGAGGAGCCCCATTGCGAGCCTGACCCCTGGGGAGAGCAAAACCACTTCTCCATCATCTCCAGAGGAGGATGTCATGCTAGGATCCCTCACCTTCTCAGTGGACTATAACTTCCCCAAAAAAGCCCTGGTGGTGACAATCCAGGAGGCTCATGGGCTGCCAGTGATGGATGACCAAACCCAGGGCTCTGACCCCTACATCAAAATGACCATCCTTCCCGACAAGCGGCATCGGGTGAAGACCAGAGTGCTACGGAAGACCCTGGACCCTGTGTTTGACGAGACCTTCACCTTCTATGGCATCCCATACAGCCAGCTGCAGGACCTGGTACTGCACTTCCTCGTCCTCAGCTTTGACCGCTTCTCCCGGGATGACGTCATTGGGGAGGTCATGGTGCCGTTGGCTGGAGTAGACCCCAGCACAGGCAAGGTACAGCTGACCAGGGACATCATCAAAAGGAACATCCAGGTGAGGAGGAAGAGTGTGTTGGGGAGGGATGGTAGGTTGGGGGAGAGAAGGGGACaagtgggaggggagggatgagATGGATGGCAAAGAGGGGCTGTAGAAAGGAAGCTCTTGGCTGTCAAGGTTAAGCAGTGGTCAAAGTAAGACAGAGAACCTGGCAGGTTAGATCTCCTCCAAGAAGCAACTTCGTGAGGAGAGAAGGGCAGGTAGCTTCTGAAATTTCACTTAGCGGTTGGCATCCTGATGCTGCATCCAGCTTGCTTGGAGCAGGCTGGCTCACCAGTCACAGACCCATCACTTCAGGGATAAGGGGGCTAATTTCTTCTCCAAAATGTGTGATCTTCCTCTAGTgaacttatttctcacagctgaGAAACTATGAAATCAGTAATTTTCCCCTCAGCTTCCCTTTCCCAACCCAAACCTAGAGATGTAAGTAGTATCATCTGTATGACTTTTAACCATTTTATAAATGCAACTTAACTGCTTCACCCTTTGGGCCCCTTACCGAGGCCCAAACCTTTGCCACAGATACTTCTCTCCCcgttcctcctctcctccttgtTTGCATTAGAAGGGGGATGAGAGCCCTCCATCCTGCCCTCTCTCCACTGGGCCAGCATTGGCTCTTGAGTTATTTCAGGGATGCAAGAACTGTAACCCCCAGCCCCACTAGTTCATTTCCTCCTCAATCTGGGAGGCAGTGTAGCTCTGCAGTTCAGCACAGGGGCTCTTGATTCAGACTGCCTGGCTTCACCTTCCAGCTCAccactttccagctgtgtgatGTGGGTGAGTTACTTAACTCTTCTAAGCTTCTatttccccctctgtaaaatggagctgataATATTGCCTTCCTTATGggttatgaggatcaaatgagataatatacctGGCATACTATTGCCCTTATGGAGCTTTTACTTTAGCGGaggagaaatacaaaaaaatcttGGCAGTTATCACATAGTGAGTATGGTAGGTGCTATGAAAGAAGCTGTTGAAATTTTACACTtagagtttcattcctttttcaggaTTTACCATTAGGAGTTAATAGCAAGGACTTTGAAgtcagacctgagtttgaatctaaATTCCACCCGttaagtgaccttgggcaagctgcttaaattctctaagtctcagtttctcaCAGGAATTAAGATGATGAATTTACATAATCCCTAGCCCATAGTAAACCTTCAATAAATGGGAACCatgattattattactattaatatttcTATTATTAATAAAGTTTGATCCCTGGgagagatatatgatttgtagatatttatattttgttttgacaAAGTGAAGGAAGACAAGGGAGGCCTGGATCAGTGGAGAAGAGGGTAGAAGGTTCAGAAAGGATAACAGGGCCACTAAAATCAACTGCACTTTTCCCAGAAAGAGCTCTGCCTGTAGATGCTTTGCTGATCTCTTACTGCCTTCTTCAGCTGCAATCCCACGCCGGACTCAGTGGGGAGGCAGGAGGCTCAGGACTGGAAGGAGGCTTCCAGGCCAGCAGGGCTGAGTGTGCAGTGAGCTCCCAGGAACAAGGTTTGGCCACTGCTGAAGGGCGCTGTGCAGTGtgccaggctggggaggggaggggaggcaggaagTGGCTCCCCCGGACgtgtgttctttttatttatttatttatttatttatttatttatttatttatttatttatttatgtttggctgcattgggtcttcattgctgcgcgtgggctttctctagttgcagcgaccgggggctactcttcgttgcagtgcgtgggcttctcattgtggtggcttctcttgttgcggagcatgggctctaggcacgcgggcttcagtagttgtggcacgtgggctcagtagttgtggctcacaggctctagagtgcaggctcagtagttgtggcgcacagacttagttgctctgcggcatgtgggatcttcccagaccagggctcgaacccgtgtcccctgcattggcaggcggactcttaaccactgcgccaccagggaagtcctggacgtGTGTTCTTACCCTCTCTGCTGTGTAGGCGCCTGTCCCACTGCAGCCAGCCCAGCCATGCCATTGCCCAGAGAACCACTGTTGTCACGTGGCCCGCTCAGCTCTACCTCACAGGGGCCGGGGGAGTCCAAACATTTCAAAGACCATTAGAGGCATTTGGTCAGGGCATAAACACTGGTCTGTTGCCAGGATACAATGAGACGTCCCCGAGTCCAAGACAGCAACAGTTCTTGT encodes:
- the SYT11 gene encoding synaptotagmin-11 isoform X2 gives rise to the protein MAEITNIRPSFDVSPVVAGLIGASVLVVCVSVTVFVWTCCHQQAEKKHKNPPYKFIHMLKGISIYPETLSNKKKIIKVRRDKDGPAREGGRGNLLVDAAEAGLLGQDKGPSSGSCIDQLPIKVDYGEELRSPIASLTPGESKTTSPSSPEEDVMLGSLTFSVDYNFPKKALVVTIQEAHGLPVMDDQTQGSDPYIKMTILPDKRHRVKTRVLRKTLDPVFDETFTFYGIPYSQLQDLVLHFLVLSFDRFSRDDVIGEVMVPLAGVDPSTGKVQLTRDIIKRNIQCISRGELQVSLSYQPVAQRMTVVVLKARHLPKMDITGLSGNPYVKVNVYYGRKRIAKKKTHVKKCTLNPVFNESFIYDIPTDLLPDISIEFLVIDFDRTTKNEVVGRLILGAHSVTVSGAEHWREVCESPRKPVAKWHSLSEY
- the SYT11 gene encoding synaptotagmin-11 isoform X3; amino-acid sequence: MAEITNIRPSFDVSPVVAGLIGASVLVVCVSVTVFVWTCCHQQAEKKHKNPPYKFIHMLKGISIYPETLSNKKKIIKVRRDKDGPAREGGRGNLLVDAAEAGLLGQDKGPSSGSCIDQLPIKVDYGEELRSPIASLTPGESKTTSPSSPEEDVMLGSLTFSVDYNFPKKALVVTIQEAHGLPVMDDQTQGSDPYIKMTILPDKRHRVKTRVLRKTLDPVFDETFTFYGIPYSQLQDLVLHFLVLSFDRFSRDDVIGEVMVPLAGVDPSTGKVQLTRDIIKRNIQKCISRGELQVSLSYQPVAQRMTVVVLKARHLPKMDITGLSDPYVKVNVYYGRKRIAKKKTHVKKCTLNPVFNESFIYDIPTDLLPDISIEFLVIDFDRTTKNEVVGRLILGAHSVTVSGAEHWREVCESPRKPVAKWHSLSEY
- the SYT11 gene encoding synaptotagmin-11 isoform X1; its protein translation is MAEITNIRPSFDVSPVVAGLIGASVLVVCVSVTVFVWTCCHQQAEKKHKNPPYKFIHMLKGISIYPETLSNKKKIIKVRRDKDGPAREGGRGNLLVDAAEAGLLGQDKGPSSGSCIDQLPIKVDYGEELRSPIASLTPGESKTTSPSSPEEDVMLGSLTFSVDYNFPKKALVVTIQEAHGLPVMDDQTQGSDPYIKMTILPDKRHRVKTRVLRKTLDPVFDETFTFYGIPYSQLQDLVLHFLVLSFDRFSRDDVIGEVMVPLAGVDPSTGKVQLTRDIIKRNIQKCISRGELQVSLSYQPVAQRMTVVVLKARHLPKMDITGLSGNPYVKVNVYYGRKRIAKKKTHVKKCTLNPVFNESFIYDIPTDLLPDISIEFLVIDFDRTTKNEVVGRLILGAHSVTVSGAEHWREVCESPRKPVAKWHSLSEY